One window from the genome of Cryptomeria japonica chromosome 6, Sugi_1.0, whole genome shotgun sequence encodes:
- the LOC131073051 gene encoding uncharacterized protein LOC131073051, translating to MRILSWNVGGLLAFDKQRLVKRCLLKDSLEIILIQETKFNHDCGVKFFKYCRVWEGDFQDACGKLGGLGIVWNPKYMKLSIKEKIQYWIMGEGHHLNSNKSFVLINVYGPSMPEEKVEVWNTTLGVMNREKPKEMIVGGDFNAILNHKEKVGGLVRNSKAMLDLGEFVPNSLLCDIEPNNGRFTWTNKREGSSKISEMLDRFLVSKGLVGSDLSISSSIFPYLASDHFPIPLKINLPNRNMKGYFKFQSMWWRDSSVVDNLEQWWKDSDQFKGTLSFWFSCRLNFIKNNLKEWNISQFENIFVEKAQIEEELERLNERVIVCRMGDS from the coding sequence ATGAGAATCCTCTCATGGAATGTCGGGGGTCTATTGGCCTTTGACAAACAGAGACTGGTTAAACGTTGTTTGCTAAAGGATAGTCTAGAAATtattcttattcaagaaactaagtttAACCATGATTGTGGTGTGAAATTTTTTAAGTATTGTAGAGTCTGGGAAGGGGATTTTCAAGATGCATGTGGAAAATTAGGGGGCCTGGGGATCGTGTGGAACCCCAAGTACATGAAATTATCTATTAAAGAGAAAATCCAATATTGGATTATGGGGGAAGGTCATCATTTGAATTCCAACAAATCatttgttttgatcaatgtgtaTGGCCCATCCATGCCAGAGGAGAAAGTCGAAGTATGGAATACCACACTTGGGGTGATGAATAGGGAGAAGCCCAAGGAGATGATTGTGGGAGGGGATTTCAATGCGATCCTCAACCACAAGGAGAAAGTTGGAGGCTTGGTGAGGAATAGTAAAGCAATGCTCGACCTTGGGGAATTTGTTCCTAATTCTCTGCTTTGCGATATTGAGCCAAATAATGGTCGCTTCACGTGGACCAATAAGAGGGAAGGGTCCTCCAAGATTTCAGAAATGCTCGATCGCTTTCTAGTTTCTAAAGGATTGGTgggaagtgatttgtcgatttcctCGTCAATATTTCCTTACTTAGCCTCAGACCATTTTCCCATACCATTGAAGATCAATCTTCCTAACCGCAATATGAAGGGCTATTTCAAATTTCAATCTATGTGGTGGCGGGATAGTTCAGTGGTGGATAACTTGGAACAATGGTGGAAAGATAGTGACCAATTTAAAGGAACGCTTAGCTTTTGGTTCTCTTGCAGATTGAACTTCATTAAGAACAATTTGAAGGAGTGGAACATTTCACAATTTGAGAATATCTTCGTAGAGAAGGCTCAGATTGAGGAGGAGCTAGAAAGGCTCAACGAGAGAGTTATAGTATGTAGAATGGGAGACTCATAA